A single region of the Streptomyces vilmorinianum genome encodes:
- a CDS encoding SDR family NAD(P)-dependent oxidoreductase, producing MALTAYDFTGRTAFVTGAASGIGRATATLLAQAGATVHCADRDELGLRTTADLVTAQGGTAHTHTLDVTDRAALAAAVASAGPLHTMAAVAGIMHTSTVLETRDEDLDRVLAVNFKGVLHACQEAARSMIATGTRGSIVTMASGAMDTASAGLLCYSVTKAAVVQLTKTLATEVGPYGIRVNAIAPGWIRTPMTDRHEPAAQQQAEAAMARRSPLGRVGEPEDIAHAVLHLASDAASFTTGQILRPNGGVAMPW from the coding sequence ATGGCCCTCACGGCGTACGACTTCACCGGCCGCACCGCCTTCGTCACCGGCGCGGCGAGCGGCATCGGCCGTGCCACCGCCACGCTCCTCGCGCAGGCGGGCGCCACCGTCCACTGCGCGGACCGCGACGAGCTCGGCCTCCGCACGACCGCGGATCTCGTCACCGCACAGGGCGGCACCGCACACACCCACACCCTCGACGTCACCGACCGCGCCGCCCTCGCCGCGGCCGTCGCGAGCGCGGGCCCGCTGCACACGATGGCGGCCGTCGCCGGGATCATGCACACGAGCACGGTCCTGGAGACCCGCGACGAGGACCTCGACCGCGTTCTCGCGGTGAACTTCAAGGGCGTGCTCCACGCCTGCCAGGAGGCGGCCCGTTCGATGATCGCGACGGGCACGCGCGGCTCCATCGTCACGATGGCCTCAGGCGCGATGGACACCGCGAGCGCGGGCCTGCTCTGCTACAGCGTCACCAAGGCCGCCGTCGTCCAGCTGACCAAGACCCTGGCCACCGAGGTCGGCCCGTACGGCATCCGGGTCAACGCGATCGCCCCCGGCTGGATCCGCACCCCCATGACCGACCGTCACGAGCCCGCCGCTCAGCAGCAGGCGGAGGCGGCCATGGCCCGCCGCTCCCCCCTGGGCCGGGTGGGTGAGCCGGAGGACATCGCGCACGCGGTCCTCCACCTCGCCTCCGACGCAGCGTCGTTCACGACGGGTCAGATCCTCCGCCCCAACGGCGGGGTCGCGATGCCGTGGTGA
- a CDS encoding Dps family protein translates to MSVVKSSLSDADLRTVGGALQGALVDLVDLALVAKQVHWNVVGPRFRSVHLQLDEVVVTARQHSDIVAERASALGVTPDGRSATVASTSAIGAVPVPDGWIKDKDAVEILVQALGTVVTRMRERVLATAEPDPVSQDVLIGLTADLEKHAWMFQAESA, encoded by the coding sequence ATGTCTGTCGTGAAGAGCTCCCTGTCCGACGCCGACCTCAGGACGGTCGGCGGCGCCCTGCAGGGCGCGCTGGTGGACCTGGTCGATCTCGCCCTGGTGGCCAAGCAGGTGCACTGGAACGTGGTGGGACCCCGGTTCCGCTCCGTCCATCTGCAGCTCGACGAGGTCGTGGTCACCGCGCGTCAGCACTCCGACATCGTGGCCGAGCGCGCCTCGGCGCTCGGAGTCACGCCTGACGGGCGATCGGCGACGGTGGCGTCGACGAGCGCGATCGGGGCCGTTCCGGTGCCGGACGGCTGGATCAAGGACAAGGACGCGGTGGAGATCCTGGTCCAGGCGCTCGGCACGGTCGTCACACGGATGCGGGAGCGCGTCCTGGCGACCGCCGAACCCGACCCGGTCAGCCAGGACGTACTCATCGGCCTCACCGCCGACCTCGAGAAGCATGCGTGGATGTTCCAGGCGGAGAGCGCCTAG
- a CDS encoding helix-turn-helix domain-containing protein produces MILLRRLLGDVLRRQRQRQGRTLREVSSSARVSLGYLSEVERGQKEASSELLSAICDALDVRMSELMREVSDELSLAELAASAAASEPVPAPVRPMLNSVSVTGVATERVTIKAPAEAVDVVAA; encoded by the coding sequence ATGATTCTGCTCCGTCGCCTGTTGGGTGACGTGCTGCGTCGGCAGCGCCAGCGCCAGGGCCGTACTCTGCGCGAAGTCTCCTCGTCCGCCCGAGTTTCGCTCGGCTATCTCTCCGAGGTGGAGCGGGGGCAGAAGGAGGCTTCCTCCGAGCTGCTCTCCGCGATCTGCGACGCGCTGGACGTACGGATGTCCGAGCTCATGCGTGAAGTGAGCGACGAGCTGTCACTGGCCGAACTGGCCGCGTCGGCAGCGGCGAGCGAACCGGTGCCCGCACCGGTACGCCCGATGCTCAATTCGGTGTCGGTGACGGGTGTAGCCACCGAGCGGGTGACCATCAAGGCGCCCGCGGAAGCGGTGGACGTCGTCGCTGCCTGA
- a CDS encoding CinA family protein gives MNGAARVLELLAERGQTLAAAESLTGGLVAGELTSVPGASKTFLGSVTAYATAVKEELLGVDETLLAERGAVDPEVALQMAVGVRYRLGADWGIATTGVAGPEPQDGQPVGTVYVAVAGPVGAGKVAALRLNGGRAEIRRESVRSVLELLGDELSGNARAQDTEQNGGN, from the coding sequence ATGAACGGGGCCGCCCGGGTGCTGGAGCTGCTTGCGGAGCGTGGTCAGACCCTGGCCGCCGCGGAGTCCCTCACGGGCGGCCTGGTGGCCGGGGAGCTCACCTCGGTGCCCGGAGCATCGAAGACCTTCCTCGGGTCCGTCACGGCGTACGCCACGGCCGTCAAAGAGGAACTTCTGGGGGTCGACGAGACCCTTCTGGCGGAGCGTGGCGCGGTGGACCCCGAGGTCGCGCTGCAGATGGCGGTGGGTGTGCGCTACCGGCTCGGCGCCGACTGGGGCATCGCGACGACGGGCGTCGCCGGCCCCGAACCGCAGGACGGACAGCCCGTCGGAACGGTGTACGTTGCCGTCGCAGGGCCCGTGGGGGCTGGGAAAGTGGCCGCATTGCGGTTGAACGGCGGCCGTGCGGAAATCCGTAGAGAGAGTGTACGGAGCGTGCTGGAACTGCTCGGCGACGAACTCTCGGGAAATGCGCGGGCACAGGATACGGAACAGAACGGGGGGAATTGA